Proteins from a genomic interval of Chroococcidiopsis thermalis PCC 7203:
- a CDS encoding ABC transporter ATP-binding protein, protein MAKLELRNLNKTYAPKVVPVKDVSLTVDDGEFLTLLGPSGCGKSTVLRMIAGLDAPTRGRIFLGGEDITSKRPGDRNMAMVFQSYALYPHMTVSENLASGLKLKKVSRADIEQRVAEVSRLLGLDELMNRKPGQLSGGQRQRVAVGRALVRQAQVFLLDEPLSNLDALLRERVRADLKRIFAAQKAPVVYVTHDQTEAMTLSSKVALLNDGYLQQLDSPDRIYNHPANRFVAGFVGSPQMNLLTLPCKGRSAMLGDFQIPLPDLPTVPPEIILGIRPENVGIARPGDTSFVRGRVNVVENLGMNYLVSTRVESHSTSTQIVRALLPTDRRWNEEEEIALTLPPQHLHWFDVQSGDALIGRQMAGVYS, encoded by the coding sequence ATGGCTAAACTCGAACTCAGAAATTTAAATAAAACTTATGCTCCTAAAGTTGTCCCAGTTAAAGATGTGAGTTTGACTGTGGATGATGGAGAATTTTTGACGTTACTCGGTCCTAGTGGCTGTGGTAAGTCTACAGTGTTGCGGATGATTGCAGGGTTAGATGCCCCAACTCGCGGACGCATCTTTTTAGGTGGGGAAGATATCACCTCCAAACGACCAGGCGATCGCAATATGGCGATGGTGTTTCAAAGCTATGCTCTCTACCCGCACATGACGGTAAGCGAAAACCTCGCTTCTGGACTGAAGCTGAAAAAAGTTTCTCGCGCCGACATCGAACAACGGGTAGCGGAAGTTAGCAGACTATTGGGACTGGATGAGTTAATGAACCGCAAACCAGGACAGCTATCTGGCGGACAAAGACAACGGGTAGCTGTCGGTCGGGCGCTGGTACGTCAAGCTCAGGTATTCTTGTTAGACGAACCCCTAAGTAACCTCGATGCATTATTGCGGGAACGAGTCCGCGCCGATCTCAAGCGCATATTTGCAGCCCAAAAAGCCCCTGTAGTCTACGTCACCCACGACCAAACTGAAGCAATGACGCTTTCTTCTAAGGTGGCTTTGCTCAATGATGGGTACTTACAGCAACTCGACTCGCCCGATCGCATTTACAATCATCCGGCAAATCGATTTGTAGCAGGATTTGTTGGCAGTCCTCAAATGAATTTGCTTACCCTACCCTGTAAAGGTAGATCGGCAATGCTAGGAGATTTCCAAATTCCCCTACCTGACTTGCCCACCGTACCACCAGAAATTATTTTGGGTATCCGTCCTGAAAACGTTGGCATTGCTCGACCTGGCGATACTAGCTTTGTCCGAGGGCGAGTCAACGTTGTAGAAAACTTGGGAATGAATTATTTGGTCAGTACGCGGGTCGAAAGTCACAGCACCTCAACGCAGATCGTGCGGGCGTTGCTACCCACAGACCGTCGTTGGAACGAAGAGGAAGAAATTGCTCTCACCCTACCACCTCAACACCTGCACTGGTTTGACGTTCAATCTGGAGATGCTTTAATTGGGCGGCAGATGGCAGGAGTTTATTCGTAA
- a CDS encoding carbohydrate ABC transporter permease encodes MAIAQSRSQAKAGINWRAIWLPIAVALVVIFFLAPVLWQVLTSVKVNEDISAVPTVYFPTRFTFEHYASLFTRRPFGLYILNSAFVSITSTLLCLAFGAPAAYVLARLRLVGKEVILAIVLIVTLFPTVLLFLGLLEIVQVTNLANNFLALIIPYTAINLPLTILVMRSFFQQLPKDLEDSARVDGYNTFQLLWKILLPMTLPALVTTGILTFIAAWNEFIFALTFISRESMKTIPVATAQLSGASVFEIPYGPIAAATILGTLPLILLVLFFQRKIVQGLTAGAVKG; translated from the coding sequence ATGGCAATTGCACAATCGCGATCGCAAGCCAAAGCAGGGATAAATTGGCGAGCCATTTGGCTACCAATTGCAGTAGCTTTAGTTGTCATATTCTTTCTCGCCCCCGTGCTGTGGCAGGTATTAACTTCCGTAAAAGTTAACGAAGATATCTCAGCCGTTCCTACAGTTTACTTTCCCACTCGCTTCACCTTCGAGCATTACGCATCTCTATTTACCCGTCGTCCATTTGGACTTTACATTTTAAATAGTGCCTTTGTTTCTATTACCTCTACCCTACTGTGTCTAGCTTTTGGCGCACCAGCAGCTTATGTTTTGGCACGGTTGCGATTAGTGGGTAAGGAAGTTATTCTCGCGATCGTCCTAATCGTTACCTTATTTCCCACGGTATTACTATTTCTAGGACTGTTGGAAATTGTTCAAGTAACCAATTTAGCCAACAACTTTTTAGCGCTAATAATTCCATACACGGCGATTAATTTACCTCTAACAATTTTGGTAATGCGCAGTTTTTTCCAACAACTACCTAAAGATTTGGAAGATTCAGCGCGAGTAGATGGATACAACACATTTCAATTACTATGGAAGATTCTATTACCCATGACTCTTCCCGCTTTGGTGACGACAGGAATTCTGACTTTTATTGCTGCTTGGAATGAGTTCATTTTTGCCCTAACATTTATTTCGCGAGAATCAATGAAAACCATACCCGTAGCAACCGCTCAATTGAGTGGGGCTTCAGTATTTGAAATTCCTTATGGACCCATCGCTGCTGCAACCATTTTAGGCACTCTACCTTTAATTCTCCTCGTCCTCTTCTTCCAGCGCAAGATCGTTCAAGGTCTGACTGCTGGCGCTGTTAAGGGATGA
- a CDS encoding carbohydrate ABC transporter permease, which yields MKLDVVQKREQKTGWILLLPALIVMLVVYAYPILRAFWLSVFTQNLGTELELVFSGLSNYGRMFNDGRFWQSLWNTTVFTTASVLSELILGIGVALVLNQAFKGRGIVRTITLIPWALPTAVMGVAWAWIFNDQYGVVNDILRRLGLIETGISWLGNPTLAMIAVILADVWKTTPFIALLLLAGLQSIPGDLYEAHSLDGATPWQSFWKITVPLLMPQIIVSLLFRFAQAFAIFDLIQVMTGGGPGGATETVSIYIYSTVMRYLDFGYGSALIVVTFLILVIAVAIASLLLTRARANAAGVR from the coding sequence ATGAAACTCGATGTCGTACAAAAAAGAGAACAGAAAACTGGATGGATCTTACTCTTACCAGCACTAATTGTCATGTTGGTAGTGTATGCCTATCCAATTTTACGAGCGTTTTGGCTGAGCGTCTTTACTCAAAACCTGGGAACTGAGTTAGAACTAGTGTTTTCCGGTTTGAGTAATTACGGGCGGATGTTTAACGACGGGCGATTCTGGCAAAGTTTGTGGAACACCACCGTGTTTACAACCGCTTCCGTGTTGTCAGAATTAATTTTAGGTATTGGTGTCGCTTTGGTACTTAACCAAGCCTTTAAAGGACGGGGAATTGTGCGGACAATTACCTTAATTCCTTGGGCTTTGCCAACGGCGGTTATGGGGGTTGCGTGGGCGTGGATTTTTAACGACCAGTATGGTGTAGTTAACGATATATTACGCCGCCTGGGGTTAATTGAAACAGGGATTAGTTGGCTGGGAAATCCAACGCTGGCAATGATTGCGGTCATTTTAGCTGACGTGTGGAAGACAACACCATTTATTGCATTGCTGTTGCTAGCGGGGTTGCAGTCAATACCTGGCGACTTGTACGAAGCGCATTCTTTAGATGGTGCGACTCCGTGGCAGAGTTTTTGGAAGATTACCGTCCCTTTGTTAATGCCGCAAATTATTGTTTCTTTGTTGTTCCGTTTTGCTCAAGCTTTCGCTATCTTCGACTTAATTCAAGTTATGACTGGCGGTGGTCCTGGTGGGGCAACGGAAACGGTTTCAATTTATATCTACAGTACAGTGATGCGTTATTTAGATTTCGGCTACGGTTCGGCGTTGATTGTCGTGACATTTTTGATTTTAGTCATTGCTGTCGCGATCGCATCCTTACTCTTAACCAGAGCGCGGGCTAATGCCGCAGGAGTACGTTAA
- a CDS encoding extracellular solute-binding protein, with protein MLLFVLSLSIILTAWIAIAQQPVVLNTLILAPDVKDLRAGMFQDFEKENPGIRINVIEGPNAANLVEDLYSSAFLLGESPYDLVLLDIVWTPKFAAAGWLLDLQNRVSPEELKAFTVQDIEAGRYRDGLYRIPIRSDVGIFYYREDLLKAAGLKPPETFQDLIQASQTLQKQDKVDWGYVWQGRQYEGLSAMFVEVLEGYGGFWVNSDTQEVGLDKPEAIQAVQFLRSTIEKGISPPGVTTYIEEDTRRLFQSGQVAFLRNWPYVLPLANEKGSQLRNRVAIKPMVHAPGETSGACLGGWGFGISSNSTHKEEAWKALQYFMSREAQKRFILGAGYVPSRKELFTDPDVVAKYPYFPELLQIAQKAVLRPAIPQYAQASDILQRYLSAALSNRMSPEQAMEAAAKETRTLLGRNQA; from the coding sequence ATGCTGCTCTTCGTGCTGTCCCTTAGTATTATCCTGACAGCATGGATAGCGATCGCACAGCAACCAGTTGTCTTGAATACCTTAATTCTTGCACCCGATGTCAAAGATCTGCGAGCAGGAATGTTTCAAGACTTTGAGAAAGAAAATCCAGGAATTCGCATCAACGTCATTGAAGGACCGAATGCGGCTAATTTAGTTGAAGATCTGTACTCTTCAGCTTTTCTCTTAGGTGAATCTCCTTACGACTTAGTACTTTTAGATATTGTTTGGACACCAAAATTTGCGGCGGCTGGGTGGTTGTTAGACTTGCAAAATCGGGTAAGTCCAGAGGAATTAAAAGCATTTACAGTCCAAGATATAGAAGCAGGGAGATACAGAGACGGATTATATCGTATCCCAATCCGTTCTGACGTTGGTATATTTTATTACCGCGAAGATTTACTCAAAGCAGCAGGATTAAAACCGCCAGAAACCTTTCAAGATTTAATTCAAGCATCCCAAACTTTACAAAAACAAGATAAAGTCGATTGGGGTTATGTCTGGCAAGGACGGCAATATGAAGGACTATCAGCAATGTTCGTTGAAGTTCTTGAAGGTTATGGCGGATTTTGGGTAAATTCAGATACACAGGAAGTTGGGCTAGACAAACCCGAGGCAATTCAAGCAGTCCAGTTTCTCCGCAGTACGATTGAAAAAGGTATTTCTCCACCAGGGGTAACAACATACATAGAAGAGGACACTCGCCGCCTATTTCAAAGCGGTCAAGTTGCCTTTTTAAGAAACTGGCCCTATGTCTTACCTTTAGCAAATGAAAAAGGGTCTCAACTCAGAAATCGAGTAGCTATTAAACCAATGGTTCACGCCCCAGGAGAAACAAGTGGTGCTTGTTTAGGAGGCTGGGGTTTTGGTATTTCGAGTAACTCGACCCATAAAGAAGAGGCTTGGAAAGCCCTGCAATACTTTATGAGTCGGGAAGCGCAAAAGCGATTTATCTTAGGGGCGGGATACGTACCCAGCCGGAAGGAATTATTTACCGACCCAGACGTTGTGGCAAAATATCCCTACTTTCCAGAGTTACTGCAAATTGCTCAAAAAGCAGTTCTGCGTCCGGCAATTCCCCAATACGCGCAAGCTTCTGATATTTTGCAACGTTACCTCAGTGCTGCCCTTTCCAACCGTATGAGTCCCGAACAAGCAATGGAAGCGGCTGCTAAAGAAACCCGCACTTTATTAGGTCGAAATCAAGCTTAA
- a CDS encoding GntP family permease codes for MSPGALIFVAMLGVALLLFLVIGVRLQAFVALLLTSLFVAIAAGIPLDKIAETIQQGMGSTLGFIAIVVGLGTMFGEMLRVSGGAEVLAATLVKKFGQDKAQWALSLTGLIVSIPVFFDVGLIILIPLVYGLAKRTGKSLLYYAIPLTAGLAIGHSYIPPTPGPVAVASLINADLGWVILFGAIAGIPATIFGGVLFGKYIAGKIHATVPEYMEIEAPKHELGKEPPRFGTVVSIIAIPLVLILLNTVSTVILPEGNFLRNFLTFLGHPFTALMIAALLSFYILGIKRGYSLDEVQQIATKSLEPVGLIILVTGAGGVFGRVLVASGVGDVLARAMAASNLPIILLAFLIATAVRVSQGSATVSMVTAAGIMAPAIEAGKYSPPMVGLITIAIASGATVLSHVNDSGFWLVSRYLGLSEKETLRAWTVMETIVGCVGFLVVFIISFFV; via the coding sequence ATGTCTCCTGGTGCATTAATTTTTGTGGCGATGCTAGGTGTCGCCCTCCTTTTATTTCTCGTCATTGGCGTGCGCTTGCAAGCATTTGTTGCCCTGTTATTGACGAGTCTGTTTGTTGCCATAGCAGCGGGTATACCGTTAGATAAAATAGCCGAAACGATCCAGCAGGGAATGGGCAGTACCCTCGGCTTTATCGCGATCGTGGTAGGCTTAGGGACGATGTTTGGTGAAATGCTGCGGGTATCTGGCGGCGCGGAAGTGCTAGCAGCTACGTTAGTGAAAAAATTTGGTCAAGATAAAGCTCAATGGGCTTTGAGTTTAACAGGTTTGATTGTATCGATTCCCGTTTTTTTTGATGTCGGGCTAATTATTCTCATCCCCTTAGTTTATGGTTTAGCAAAACGCACGGGGAAGTCATTGTTATATTATGCTATACCTCTGACAGCTGGATTGGCGATCGGTCATAGTTACATTCCCCCGACTCCTGGTCCAGTTGCAGTCGCCTCATTAATTAATGCAGACTTAGGTTGGGTGATTTTATTTGGTGCGATCGCGGGGATTCCTGCTACGATTTTCGGTGGTGTACTTTTCGGTAAATATATAGCAGGGAAAATTCACGCTACAGTCCCAGAATATATGGAAATTGAAGCACCAAAGCACGAACTCGGTAAGGAACCACCTCGCTTTGGTACGGTAGTTTCTATCATTGCCATTCCCTTAGTCTTAATTCTGCTCAACACAGTTTCAACCGTCATTTTGCCAGAAGGAAACTTCTTGCGGAACTTCCTTACCTTTTTAGGACATCCTTTTACAGCTTTGATGATTGCTGCCCTACTTTCCTTTTATATTTTAGGAATTAAACGCGGATATTCCCTGGATGAAGTGCAACAAATTGCTACCAAATCGCTAGAACCAGTAGGATTAATTATTTTAGTCACGGGTGCTGGGGGTGTATTCGGTAGAGTTTTAGTCGCCAGTGGTGTTGGGGATGTTTTAGCTAGGGCAATGGCAGCCTCAAATTTACCAATAATTCTGCTAGCATTTCTAATTGCAACTGCCGTGCGAGTCTCCCAAGGTTCAGCTACAGTATCGATGGTAACAGCAGCAGGAATCATGGCTCCAGCAATTGAAGCGGGGAAATATTCGCCGCCTATGGTAGGCTTGATTACAATTGCGATCGCTTCTGGTGCAACCGTACTTTCCCACGTTAATGATTCTGGTTTTTGGTTAGTCAGTCGTTATTTAGGATTATCAGAAAAAGAAACCTTACGAGCTTGGACGGTCATGGAAACAATCGTTGGTTGCGTAGGATTTTTAGTAGTTTTTATTATCAGCTTTTTCGTGTAA